A genomic stretch from Podospora pseudoanserina strain CBS 124.78 chromosome 3, whole genome shotgun sequence includes:
- a CDS encoding hypothetical protein (EggNog:ENOG503P59B; COG:Q): MSKDKSGAWEHDQDYLNLKGEARVRALIETFSQKAINKEDEEWTNSFFPNLKLVSASDEQPHPKVLFSFTVEPQHCNRLNNLHGGCTATLFDFCTSTATALVSKPGFWQYLGVSRTLNTTYLRPAPVGTEVLIECDILQIGAKMATLRGVMKRKDNGAVVAVCEHGKVNIDPAPKL; this comes from the exons ATGTCCAAAGACAAAAGCGGCGCGTGGGAACACGACCAAGActacctcaacctcaagggCGAGGCCAGAGTCAGGGCTCTCATCGAGACCTTTTCTCAAAAAGCCATCAACAAGGAAGACGAG gAATGGACcaactccttcttccccaacctcaaactcGTCTCCGCCTCAGACgaacaaccccaccccaaaGTACTCTTCAGCTTCACCGTCGAGCCCCAGCACTGCAACcgcctcaacaacctccacggAGGCTGCACGGCAACCCTCTTTGACTTTtgcacctccaccgccaccgcccttGTGTCCAAGCCCGGGTTCTGGCAGTATCTGGGGGTATCCCGGACGTTGAACACCACCTATCTCCGTCCAGCCCCGGTCGGCACCGAGGTCTTGATTGAGTGTGACATCTTGCAGATCGGGGCGAAGATGGCTACCTTGAGGGGTGTGATGAAGCGGAAGGACAACGGGGCGGTCGTGGCTGTGTGTGAGCATGGGAAGGTTAATATTGATCCTGCTCCGAAGTTGTAG